AATCCGAGGGCTCTCTTCCTTCTCACATCTAGCGCCAAGTCCCACATCCCCTACCTCGCTATGAGTAGAGCTGTAACTGTAGCAACCGGTGTCAGGTTGGGCTCTGAGAGGAGCCCAGGAGAGAGACGGGGTGAGAGCGACAGGGGATGAGGCAGGCTGAGCAGATCTGCGCTGATTGTTGGAGCCGCGAGGAAAGTTCTTTCTATGtctccaagtctctctctctctctctctctctctctctctctctctctctctctctctctctctctcgtccaCAAGAGAAACACCTAGAAGGAGAGTGTTTCCCAGCAGCTTGCTCAGGACCCTCAGGAGCCGCAGCTGGGACTCAGGCCTCTGTTAACCATgaactcttcctgctgcctgttctCTGCTTATCCGATGCTGTCTAACCTCTCAGAGCACCCTGCAGCCCCTTCTGCCAGCAACCGGAGCGGCAGCGGGTTCTGCGAGCAGGTCTTCATCAAGCCGGAGGTCTTCCTGGCACTGGGCATCGTCAGCCTGATGGAGAACATCCTGGTGATCCTGGCTGTGGTCAGGAACGGCAACCTGCACTCGCCCATGTACTTCTTTCTCTGCAGCCTGGCTGCAGCCGACATGCTGGTGAGTGTGTCCAACTCCCTGGAGACCATCATGATCGCCGTTATCAACAGCGACTCCCTGACCTTGGAGGACCAGTTCATCCAGCACATGGATAACATCTTCGACTCTATGATCTGCATCTCCCTGGTGGCCTCCATCTGCAACCTCCTGGCCATCGCCGTGGACAGGTATGTCACCATCTTCTATGCCCTTCGTTACCACAGCATCATGACCGTGAGGAAGGCCCTCACCCTGATCGTGGCCATCTGGGTCTGCTGTGGCATCTGCGGTGTGATGTTCATCATCTACTCCGAGAGCAAGATGGTCATCGTGTGCCTCATCACTATGTTCTTCGCCATGGTGCTCCTCATGGGCACCCTGTACATCCACATGTTCCTCTTTGCCAGGCTCCACGTCCAGCGCATTGCTGCACTGCCGCCGGCTCATGGGGTGGCCCCGCAGCAGCACTCGTGCATGAAGGGGGCTGTCACCATCACCATCCTGCTGGGGGTGTTCATCTTCTGCTGGGcacctttcttcctccacctGGTCCTCATCATCACCTGCCCCACCAACCCTTACTGCATCTGCTACACGGCCCATTTCAACACCTACCTGGTCCTCATCATGTGCAACTCTGTCATCGACCCCCTCATCTACGCCTTCCGCAGCCTGGAGCTGCGCAAAACATTCAAGGAGATTCTCTGCGGCTGCAATGGCATGAACTTGGGCTAGGGTACCAGCGGAGGCGCTCCATATCTAGCTAAGGGGCTTAGAGACAAAAAACAACAGTCAGAAGGGACATACAGAATGTCGACAGCTGTGACTGTGTTTGGCTTCATCTGTAAGCTGGTGGCCCTTGGCAAAGGAAAGATGACAGAGTATAGGCTGTCTGTGAAGATCTACGCATGGGTAAGTCAGGGTCTGATCTCCCACATGGTCCCTGGAAGAAACAGCGAAGGCTGCCCTGGGTGTCGTCTGTGTTCACTGCTGGGCACCCAGGGCTTTTGATTCCTGCCTGCTCCTCTGCTTTGTGCCAGTAACTGTGCTCCAAGCCAGCCATCCAGGAGGGCTCTTGTGACCAGAACGCGTGCTCAGATCTCTGGCAAGCAAACCTGCTCAGAGCTACCACCTCCAGCTGTCTGCTACATGGAGAGCTTTGCACGCATTCTGAGAGAGACTGCGTTTCCATTCATGTGGTTACCACCGTAAAAACGATGTGATGCTCATCTCTCCCTTCCAGGACTCACATTCGtgccagcctccccctccccctgcaaaAATAGCATGGACACGCGActcccttctttctgctctatTGTCAGGGTTGTGATTATTGTTGGGGTTTCATTCATTAAATCCGAGTTTCAAAACCTAGTAAATCAAAGTGCTATGGCCAGTGAGAGGTCCTTGCTGTATCCTTGGACTTTGCTGCCTGATCATATCAAGGTAGATGCTACtcggaaaaaaggggggggatctCTACTATTGCTTGTCTGCTTGCAGGAGGGTGTGCATTTCATTACAAACCGCTTTGCTGTCATTGATGATGGCTCGAGCAGTTGGGTCTGCTTCCagatcccttccttccttccttcctcccaagcTCGTTTCCCCCTCCTGGTAACTATACGTCCATCAAGTAGTTATTTAAACTATCCATGGGAGAGGTTGTGTTTCATCCCTTTTTGCCCGCGATAAGTTCAGCTAGTGCCTCCCCCTCTGTTTGTGGTTTCCTCCTCTCCAATACACGGGGTGGAGGGATGTGCTTGAACTGCTCCTGCTAACGATAATACGCATCGTTTGTTCCTCGCTTTGATTGTGATGCTCAGAGATAATAAAGGCTTCAGCTTCTGTGACCACTGAACACGTGTGATGCTGTGCTGCGGCCCTGGGTCACGCTGTGCCTCCCGCACATGGACACAGTACAGgtattaaaataaaagtgtgtTTAGGGCTGGGGGGATAGattggtagttaagagcactggctgctcttgcccGAGCACCTCCATGGTGGCTcgcaaacatctgtaactccagttccagatctgacactctcttctggactccaaggaCAGGGcatgcaggtggtacacagaTGTGCATTCGGGCAAAAgacccatataca
The Microtus pennsylvanicus isolate mMicPen1 chromosome 2, mMicPen1.hap1, whole genome shotgun sequence DNA segment above includes these coding regions:
- the Mc3r gene encoding melanocortin receptor 3 gives rise to the protein MNSSCCLFSAYPMLSNLSEHPAAPSASNRSGSGFCEQVFIKPEVFLALGIVSLMENILVILAVVRNGNLHSPMYFFLCSLAAADMLVSVSNSLETIMIAVINSDSLTLEDQFIQHMDNIFDSMICISLVASICNLLAIAVDRYVTIFYALRYHSIMTVRKALTLIVAIWVCCGICGVMFIIYSESKMVIVCLITMFFAMVLLMGTLYIHMFLFARLHVQRIAALPPAHGVAPQQHSCMKGAVTITILLGVFIFCWAPFFLHLVLIITCPTNPYCICYTAHFNTYLVLIMCNSVIDPLIYAFRSLELRKTFKEILCGCNGMNLG